CGGGGACCTCCGGGCGAAGAGGCAATCCGATGGCGGGCAGCCGGAATATACCCGGAGGCATGCCGGGCGACCACCGGAATCGTCCCGAGCTAGACCTTCCCGAGGAGCACCATCGACCCGGTCGGCTGCGGCGACCCTCCCGCCGGCTCGTCGGTGATCGCGGTGGCGACGAGGTTCCCGAGCCCCGCGGGGACCTCGAACCGGACGGTCGCGGTCCCGGAGCTGTCGGTGTCGAAGGTCCCGGCGCTGATCTTCGCCCCGGCGGTGACGAACCAGAGCTGGTACGTCTTCCCCGGCCCGGCGGGGGGTAGGCTGGCGACGTAGACCTGCCAGTAGCCTCCGGCGCGATCCCAGAAGACGCGCGCCCCGGCCTTCGGCCGATCCGGCTGCCCCTGGAGGTCGATCACGGTGACGCCCGGGGAGCTGACGAGCTGGATCGACTCGCGGGCGCGAAGGACCTGGGCCTTGAGCGACGCCATCTCCTCGGTCTGCCGCTCGAGCCGCCCCTGCTGCTCCTCGACCCGCGCGGCGAGGGACGCCGTCTCCGCCGCGTGGCGGCCGGAGACGATGCGGGCGGTGACGAAGCTGGCGAGAAGAGCCGCGACCACCGAGGCCGCGGCCGCCGAGGTCCAGACGAGACGCCTCTGACGGGCGGCGGTCCCGGCGGGGGGCGAGGCCGCGACGGGCGGGCGGACCGGCGCCTTCCCTTCCTGGGCCGACTCCCTGCGGATGCGGGCCATCAGGCGGGCCTTGACGATCTCGGAGGGCTCCTCCCTCGGCAGATCGTGCGGCAGGAGTGCGAGCGTCTCGCTGTACGCGGCGAGGTCGGCGGCGCACCGGGTGCACCCCGACTCGAGGTGCTCGCGGATCACGCGCTCCTCGTCGGGCTCGAGGAGGTCAAGGAGGCGGAGCGGCAGCGCTTCGCGGATGTCATCGCAACGCATCGCGCCCTCCTTCTCCCCGCATCGGTCCCCTCATGCTCCGAACCGCCTCTCGATCGCCTGACGAAGGGTCATCATCCCCTGGCGGATGTGCGTCTTCACGGTGCCGAGGGGCTGGGCGAGCTTCTCCGCGATCTCGGAGTGCGACAGGCCGCCGTAGTAGGCCAGCTCCAGCGCCTCCCTCTGCGATGGCTGAAGCTCCGCGAGCGCCCCCGCGATGAGCACTCGCTTCTCCTCCCGGGCCACCGCCTCCGCCGGATCGCTCTCTGCCGCCGCGGCCGCCGGCCGGATCTCCTCCTCGCGCGCCAGCGTCGCCGCCCCCGCCTCGCGCCGTCCCCGCGCTCTCAGCCTGTCGATGGCGCGGCTGCGGCAGAGATTGACGAGCCAACCCTCCACGGTCGCCCGGCTGCGGTCGTACCCGGTCGCCTGGCGCCACACCTGGAGAAAGACGTCCCCGAGCACCTCCTCCGCCTCGGCGCGCTCCCTAATGATGCGGAGCGACAGGGCGAAGACGAGGGAGCGGTGGCGGTCGTACAGGCGGGCGAGCGCCTGCTGATCGCGCGAGGCAATCCGGGACACGAGGGATTCGTCGGTCTCTGTGGACTCGGGTGACATTTGTCCTGGCTGCCGGCCTCTCAGGGGACTACGCCTCCGGGGCGCGCCCGGATTCGGAGCGCCAATATACCAGAGCCCTCAGGGATCGAGCTTTCGCCCCTCCGGATCGAAGATCGCCGGCCGCGCCCAACCGAGCCG
This region of Acidobacteriota bacterium genomic DNA includes:
- a CDS encoding anti-sigma factor, with the protein product MRCDDIREALPLRLLDLLEPDEERVIREHLESGCTRCAADLAAYSETLALLPHDLPREEPSEIVKARLMARIRRESAQEGKAPVRPPVAASPPAGTAARQRRLVWTSAAAASVVAALLASFVTARIVSGRHAAETASLAARVEEQQGRLERQTEEMASLKAQVLRARESIQLVSSPGVTVIDLQGQPDRPKAGARVFWDRAGGYWQVYVASLPPAGPGKTYQLWFVTAGAKISAGTFDTDSSGTATVRFEVPAGLGNLVATAITDEPAGGSPQPTGSMVLLGKV
- a CDS encoding sigma-70 family RNA polymerase sigma factor produces the protein MSRIASRDQQALARLYDRHRSLVFALSLRIIRERAEAEEVLGDVFLQVWRQATGYDRSRATVEGWLVNLCRSRAIDRLRARGRREAGAATLAREEEIRPAAAAAESDPAEAVAREEKRVLIAGALAELQPSQREALELAYYGGLSHSEIAEKLAQPLGTVKTHIRQGMMTLRQAIERRFGA